The Catenuloplanes niger genome includes a window with the following:
- the mycP gene encoding type VII secretion-associated serine protease mycosin translates to MSRRWRPGAAVARLAATVLVGAATALPAGAPALAGPGLAAVAPLAVTGDEVRDEQWSLTELGMAEAWQRSTGAGVTVAVIDSGVDDTHVDLTGRVLSGFDLVSTAGDGTDDPVGHGTTVASLIAGVPDDAGIVGMAPDARILPIRVLDKQNRYDDAQVVAKAVRLAVDNGAKVINLSLGGLGSSPALATAIDYAFVKDVVVIACTGNASASAPSDVWYPAREPGVIAVTGLEENGTSLWSGSITGAETVLSAPATDLIGARPGGYWRVQGTSFAAPMVAATAALIRARWPEMSAATVVNRLITTATDLGSPGRDARYGFGMVNPVAALADNLPESARNPLDNAQPPGDVGFGSAPGTGDDPRVESGDAAALPGRGIEGAPGGAAQPAAATEATPPTAGHRGRGLLGGLIGGSAGLLAIALLYYVTLHRLPRFRGPDRQNP, encoded by the coding sequence TTGAGCAGGCGTTGGAGACCGGGGGCCGCCGTGGCCCGCCTGGCCGCCACCGTGCTCGTCGGCGCCGCCACCGCGCTACCGGCCGGTGCACCGGCGCTCGCCGGGCCCGGCCTCGCCGCGGTCGCCCCGCTCGCGGTCACCGGTGACGAGGTGCGCGACGAGCAGTGGTCGCTGACCGAGCTGGGCATGGCCGAGGCGTGGCAGCGCTCGACCGGCGCCGGCGTCACGGTCGCGGTGATCGACTCGGGCGTCGACGACACGCACGTCGACCTGACCGGCCGCGTGCTCTCCGGGTTCGACCTGGTCAGCACCGCCGGCGACGGCACCGACGACCCGGTCGGGCACGGCACCACGGTGGCCTCGCTGATCGCCGGGGTGCCGGACGACGCCGGCATCGTGGGCATGGCGCCGGATGCCCGGATCCTCCCGATCCGGGTGCTGGACAAGCAGAATCGGTACGACGACGCACAGGTCGTGGCGAAGGCGGTGCGCCTGGCCGTCGACAACGGCGCCAAGGTGATCAACCTGTCGCTCGGCGGCCTGGGCAGCAGCCCCGCGCTCGCCACCGCGATCGACTACGCGTTCGTCAAGGACGTCGTGGTGATCGCCTGCACCGGCAACGCCAGCGCGTCCGCGCCGTCCGACGTGTGGTACCCGGCACGCGAGCCCGGTGTGATCGCGGTGACCGGCCTGGAGGAGAACGGCACCAGCCTCTGGTCCGGCTCCATCACCGGCGCCGAGACCGTGCTGTCCGCCCCCGCCACCGACCTGATCGGCGCGCGGCCCGGCGGCTACTGGCGCGTGCAGGGCACCAGCTTCGCCGCGCCGATGGTCGCCGCGACCGCCGCGCTGATCCGCGCGCGCTGGCCCGAGATGTCCGCCGCCACCGTGGTCAACCGCCTGATCACCACCGCGACCGACCTGGGCTCGCCCGGCCGCGACGCCCGCTACGGCTTCGGCATGGTCAACCCGGTCGCCGCGCTCGCCGACAATCTCCCCGAGAGCGCCCGCAATCCCCTCGACAACGCGCAGCCGCCCGGCGATGTCGGCTTCGGCTCCGCCCCCGGCACCGGCGACGACCCCCGCGTCGAGTCGGGCGACGCGGCCGCGCTCCCGGGCCGCGGGATCGAGGGCGCGCCCGGCGGCGCCGCCCAGCCCGCGGCCGCCACGGAGGCCACGCCGCCCACCGCCGGCCACCGCGGTCGCGGCCTGCTCGGCGGCCTGATCGGCGGCTCAGCCGGGCTGCTGGCGATCGCCCTTCTCTACTACGTCACGCTGCACCGCCTCCCCCGCTTCCGCGGCCCGGACCGCCAGAACCCGTGA
- the eccCa gene encoding type VII secretion protein EccCa, translating to MATVIVRRPPRRAAPEIPAGELAVDAPPELPEPTGGRWRTLMTALPMLGGSVAMAMMFGRGGGTYSYVVGALFGVSSLAMLITGAGGAGGPQRAEVAAARREYLRRLAALRRRARRTALAQRDGLRYRHPDPARLWSTVDSHRLWERRAGDPDFAVVRAGLGPQTLATPLVPPVTRPLAELEPMCAGALRRFLDAYSVVPELPVAVSLRAFGRIHLPGGHGLARAMLTQLAVFHAPDDLVVAVCAGPHRRTDWDWVKWLPHALHRTRTDAAGPLRLVTGTVAELEPLLAEPGRAHLVVVLDGAGGTFTDRAGTTVLDLDSAPPRSPGHRALVLTAGRRLTSRTTESETEVGVPDSLTVAEAEAVARRLAPLRLAAVETPRTAARDTEAGLAELLGIDDPARMNPARRWSRPRPARDRLRVPIGVGTDGSPVELDLKESAQDGMGPHGLLIGATGSGKSELLRTLVLGLAAEHSSETLNFVLVDFKGGATFASLDRLPHTAAVITNLADELPLVDRMVDAINGELLRRQELLRRSGNIPSLREYDRARATGAPLPPLPSLLIVCDEFSELLSAKPDFIDLFVQIGRVGRSLGVHLLLASQRLEEGRLRGLDTHLSYRIGLRTFSSLESRAVLGVPDAFELPRSPGHGYLRFGTEPLVRFRAAYASGPYRPATGPAIAEPATTARVVPYTSGVVTVPRTPRPRAEITREPATTSLLDLMVDALEGAGPAAHRVWLPPLGDAPPLGELLGPVRVDPRRGLTVADPALRGTLRVPAGVVDRPLDQRRETLWLDLAGASGHVAVAGGPRSGKSTALRTLITALALTHTPAEAQVYCLDFGGGALAQLTRLPHVGGVAGRLDPVGVRRTVGEVRALLAEREARFAALGVDGMADYRARRASGAVEDDPYGDVFLVVDGWATLRADFDDLESLVTEVASRGLAYGVHVVVSTGRWMDLRPALRDQLGARLELRLGDPADSTVSRRSAANVPAGAPGRGITAESMHMLVALPGVAPDDIAKAWTGPPAPPVRRLPAELPYAAIRDTRETGLRMPVGVVETDLSPAVLDFAADPHFLLFGDGECGKTSFLRALATTITTRYAPEAARLVIVDFRRTLLGAVETGHLLGHGSTAATARTMVESAVDALRRRLPGPDVTARQLRDRSWWTGPELFVLVDDYELAGGPAGPLAPLAELLPQARDIGLHLVLARRSGGAGRAFDPVLTQLRELAAPGLVMSGSREDGPLLGDVRPAAMPPGRGQLKTRREGIRLVQIAYLPPSDPA from the coding sequence ATGGCGACCGTGATCGTGCGACGTCCGCCGCGCCGCGCGGCGCCCGAGATACCCGCCGGTGAGCTGGCCGTGGACGCGCCGCCGGAGCTGCCGGAGCCGACCGGTGGACGGTGGCGGACGCTGATGACCGCACTGCCGATGCTGGGTGGCTCGGTCGCGATGGCGATGATGTTCGGCCGCGGCGGCGGCACCTACTCGTACGTGGTGGGTGCGCTCTTCGGGGTGTCGTCGCTGGCCATGCTGATCACCGGTGCGGGCGGTGCCGGCGGGCCGCAACGCGCGGAGGTCGCGGCCGCCCGCCGGGAGTACCTGCGCCGGCTGGCCGCGCTGCGCCGCCGCGCCCGGCGGACCGCGCTGGCGCAGCGGGACGGCCTGCGCTACCGGCACCCGGACCCGGCCCGGCTCTGGTCCACCGTGGACAGCCACCGGCTGTGGGAGCGGCGCGCGGGCGACCCGGACTTCGCCGTCGTCCGGGCCGGGCTCGGACCGCAGACGTTGGCCACGCCGCTGGTGCCGCCGGTCACCCGGCCGCTGGCCGAGCTGGAGCCGATGTGCGCGGGCGCGCTGCGCCGGTTCCTGGACGCCTACTCCGTGGTCCCCGAGCTGCCGGTGGCGGTGTCGCTGCGCGCGTTCGGCCGGATCCACCTGCCCGGCGGACACGGCCTCGCCCGCGCGATGCTGACCCAGCTCGCGGTCTTCCACGCGCCGGACGACCTGGTCGTCGCGGTCTGCGCCGGCCCGCACCGGCGTACGGACTGGGACTGGGTGAAGTGGCTGCCGCACGCGCTGCACCGCACCCGTACGGACGCGGCCGGCCCGCTCCGCCTGGTCACCGGCACCGTGGCGGAGTTGGAACCGCTGCTCGCCGAGCCCGGCCGGGCACACCTGGTCGTGGTGCTCGACGGTGCCGGCGGCACGTTCACCGACCGGGCCGGGACGACCGTGCTGGACCTGGACTCGGCGCCGCCCCGCAGCCCCGGTCACCGGGCGCTGGTGCTGACCGCCGGGCGGCGCCTGACCAGCCGCACCACCGAGTCGGAGACCGAGGTCGGCGTGCCGGACTCGCTGACCGTGGCGGAGGCGGAGGCGGTCGCGCGCCGGCTGGCGCCGCTGCGGCTCGCGGCCGTGGAGACGCCGCGCACGGCCGCCCGCGACACCGAGGCCGGGCTCGCGGAGCTGCTCGGCATCGACGACCCGGCGCGGATGAACCCGGCGCGGCGCTGGTCCCGCCCGCGGCCGGCGCGCGACCGGCTGCGCGTGCCGATCGGCGTCGGCACGGACGGCAGCCCGGTCGAGCTGGACCTGAAGGAGTCCGCGCAGGACGGCATGGGCCCGCACGGCCTGCTGATCGGCGCGACCGGGTCCGGCAAGTCCGAGCTGCTGCGCACGCTGGTGCTGGGGCTGGCCGCGGAGCACTCGTCGGAGACGCTCAACTTCGTGCTGGTCGACTTCAAGGGCGGTGCCACGTTCGCGTCGCTGGACCGGCTGCCGCACACCGCCGCGGTGATCACGAACCTGGCCGACGAACTGCCACTGGTGGACCGGATGGTCGACGCGATCAACGGTGAGCTGCTGCGCCGCCAGGAGCTGCTGCGCCGCAGCGGGAACATCCCGAGCCTGCGCGAGTACGACCGGGCCCGCGCCACCGGCGCCCCGCTCCCGCCGCTGCCGTCGCTGCTGATCGTCTGCGACGAGTTCTCCGAGCTGCTCTCCGCCAAGCCGGACTTCATCGACCTGTTCGTGCAGATCGGGCGGGTCGGTCGGTCGCTCGGCGTGCACCTGCTGCTGGCCAGTCAGCGGCTGGAGGAGGGGCGGCTGCGCGGGCTGGACACGCACCTGTCGTACCGGATCGGGCTGCGCACGTTCTCGTCGCTGGAGTCGCGGGCGGTGCTGGGCGTGCCGGACGCGTTCGAGCTGCCGCGCTCACCCGGCCACGGTTACCTGCGGTTCGGCACGGAGCCGCTGGTGCGGTTCCGGGCCGCGTACGCCTCCGGTCCGTACCGCCCGGCCACCGGCCCGGCGATCGCGGAACCGGCGACCACGGCCCGGGTGGTGCCGTACACGTCGGGTGTGGTGACGGTCCCCCGCACGCCACGCCCGCGCGCCGAGATCACCCGCGAGCCCGCCACCACGAGCCTGCTGGACCTGATGGTCGACGCGCTGGAGGGCGCCGGGCCGGCCGCGCACCGGGTCTGGCTGCCGCCGCTCGGCGACGCGCCGCCGCTCGGCGAGCTGCTCGGGCCGGTGCGGGTGGATCCGCGCCGCGGCCTGACCGTGGCCGACCCGGCGCTGCGCGGCACGCTGCGGGTGCCGGCCGGCGTGGTGGACCGGCCGCTGGACCAGCGCCGGGAGACGCTGTGGCTGGACCTGGCCGGCGCGTCCGGGCACGTGGCGGTGGCCGGCGGCCCGCGCAGCGGCAAGTCCACCGCGCTGCGCACGCTGATCACCGCGCTGGCGCTGACCCACACACCGGCGGAGGCGCAGGTCTACTGCCTGGACTTCGGCGGCGGCGCGCTGGCCCAGCTGACCCGGCTCCCGCACGTCGGCGGCGTGGCCGGGCGGCTGGACCCGGTGGGCGTGCGGCGCACGGTCGGCGAGGTACGGGCACTGCTCGCGGAGCGGGAGGCGCGGTTCGCGGCGCTGGGCGTGGACGGGATGGCCGACTACCGGGCCCGGCGCGCGTCCGGTGCGGTGGAGGACGACCCGTACGGCGACGTGTTCCTGGTGGTGGACGGCTGGGCCACGCTGCGCGCCGACTTCGACGACCTGGAGTCGCTGGTCACCGAGGTGGCATCGCGCGGCCTGGCGTACGGCGTGCACGTGGTCGTCTCCACCGGCCGCTGGATGGATCTTCGCCCGGCCCTGCGCGACCAGCTCGGCGCGCGCCTGGAGCTGCGCCTCGGCGACCCGGCCGACTCGACGGTCTCCCGCCGCTCCGCCGCGAACGTGCCGGCCGGCGCGCCCGGCCGGGGCATCACCGCGGAGTCGATGCACATGCTGGTCGCGCTGCCCGGCGTCGCGCCGGACGACATCGCGAAGGCGTGGACCGGGCCGCCGGCGCCACCGGTGCGCCGGCTGCCGGCCGAGCTGCCCTACGCGGCGATCCGGGACACCCGCGAGACCGGCCTGCGTATGCCGGTCGGCGTGGTGGAGACCGACCTGTCCCCGGCCGTGCTCGACTTCGCGGCCGACCCGCACTTCCTGCTGTTCGGCGACGGCGAGTGCGGAAAGACGTCGTTCCTGCGCGCGCTGGCCACCACGATCACCACCCGGTACGCGCCGGAGGCGGCCCGGCTCGTGATCGTGGACTTCCGCCGTACGCTGCTCGGCGCGGTGGAGACCGGCCACCTGCTCGGGCACGGTTCCACCGCCGCGACCGCGCGCACGATGGTCGAGTCGGCCGTCGACGCGCTGCGCCGGCGGCTGCCCGGCCCCGACGTGACCGCCCGGCAGCTGCGCGACCGCTCCTGGTGGACCGGTCCGGAGCTGTTCGTGCTGGTCGACGACTACGAGCTGGCCGGCGGCCCGGCCGGCCCGCTGGCCCCGCTGGCCGAGCTGCTGCCGCAGGCCCGCGACATCGGCCTGCACCTGGTGCTGGCCCGGCGCTCCGGTGGCGCCGGCCGCGCGTTCGACCCGGTGCTGACCCAGCTGCGGGAGCTGGCCGCGCCCGGTCTGGTGATGTCCGGCAGCCGCGAGGACGGTCCGCTGCTCGGCGACGTCCGGCCCGCCGCGATGCCGCCCGGCCGGGGACAGTTGAAGACCCGGCGGGAGGGTATACGGCTGGTACAGATCGCCTATCTGCCACCGTCCGATCCCGCATAG
- the eccD gene encoding type VII secretion integral membrane protein EccD: MGAGLARVTIAAPRRRVDLALPDQIPLAELLPDLLRHAGESLADEGERHGGWLLRRPDGAALLGARPLRAQGIRDGEILHLTPARVHWPVPEYDDVVDVIAGAPRRTGPWSPAATRIATRAAAVALLPAALAPLLLPPPSPAGAYAAAGLTVALLLAAVTAARAYGDAGTAAVLGALALPFAGVTGALLVATGRAAPGFPSWWGAPETLVAAVAVLLAALLAAVGTAVHPWIPVAFASAALQAVPAAALALVIPAVHASAVLVTAAVCTLGLLPLLAIRLGRLPVPAIALPAGPADPDDPGLDGLREARRRPPREAVLAALGRTDEFLTGLLAGHAVVITVAALVLALRGGVAARVLAGAVAVSVLLRARALVTTHHRAPLLAAGAGVLVSLACTTAIEAASPPAAGLPVAVALSVLAAGAVWSRRPPSLYLARAAELLDTAALVSLVPLACVVLGLYASLRNVNG, translated from the coding sequence ATGGGTGCCGGCCTCGCGCGCGTCACGATCGCCGCACCGCGCCGCCGCGTCGACCTGGCGCTACCGGACCAGATCCCGCTCGCCGAGCTGCTGCCCGACCTGCTCCGGCACGCCGGCGAGTCACTGGCGGACGAAGGCGAGCGGCACGGCGGCTGGCTGCTGCGCCGGCCGGACGGTGCCGCGCTGCTCGGCGCCCGACCGCTGCGCGCGCAGGGCATCCGGGACGGCGAGATCCTGCACCTGACGCCGGCCCGGGTGCACTGGCCGGTGCCGGAGTACGACGACGTGGTCGACGTGATCGCGGGCGCGCCGCGGCGTACCGGCCCGTGGTCCCCGGCCGCGACCCGGATCGCGACCCGCGCCGCGGCCGTCGCGCTGCTCCCGGCCGCGCTCGCGCCGCTGCTGCTCCCGCCGCCGTCACCGGCGGGTGCCTACGCCGCGGCCGGGCTGACGGTCGCGCTGCTGCTGGCCGCGGTCACCGCGGCCCGCGCCTACGGCGACGCCGGCACGGCCGCGGTGCTCGGCGCGCTGGCGCTTCCGTTCGCGGGTGTCACCGGCGCGCTGCTGGTCGCGACGGGCCGGGCCGCACCGGGGTTCCCGTCCTGGTGGGGTGCGCCGGAAACGCTGGTCGCCGCGGTCGCGGTGCTGCTCGCCGCGCTGCTGGCCGCCGTGGGCACGGCCGTGCACCCGTGGATCCCGGTGGCCTTCGCGTCCGCGGCGCTACAGGCCGTCCCGGCCGCCGCGCTGGCGCTGGTGATCCCCGCGGTGCACGCGTCCGCGGTGCTGGTCACGGCCGCGGTCTGCACGCTCGGCCTGCTCCCGCTGCTGGCGATCCGGCTCGGCCGTCTGCCGGTACCGGCGATCGCGCTGCCCGCGGGCCCGGCGGACCCGGACGATCCCGGGCTCGACGGCCTGCGGGAGGCGCGCCGGCGGCCGCCCCGGGAGGCGGTGCTGGCCGCGTTGGGCCGCACGGACGAGTTCCTGACCGGGCTGCTCGCCGGCCACGCCGTGGTCATCACGGTGGCCGCGCTGGTCCTGGCGCTGCGCGGCGGCGTGGCGGCGCGCGTGCTGGCGGGTGCGGTCGCGGTCAGCGTGCTGCTGCGCGCCCGGGCGCTGGTCACCACGCACCATCGCGCGCCACTGCTCGCGGCCGGCGCCGGCGTGCTGGTGTCGCTCGCCTGCACGACGGCGATCGAGGCGGCGTCACCGCCGGCCGCCGGGCTGCCGGTGGCGGTGGCGCTGTCCGTGCTGGCGGCCGGCGCGGTGTGGTCCCGGCGACCGCCGTCGCTCTATCTGGCGCGGGCCGCCGAGCTGCTGGACACGGCCGCGCTGGTCTCGCTCGTCCCGCTGGCCTGCGTGGTGCTCGGGCTCTACGCGAGCCTGCGGAACGTCAACGGATGA
- a CDS encoding inorganic diphosphatase gives MDFDVTVEIPKGHRNKYEVDHKTGRIRLDRTLFTATQYPADYGFIEGTLGEDGDPLDALVLVQEPTFPGCLIRCRAIGMYRMKDEMGGDDKVLCVPFEDPRQEHLRDIHHLGEFDRMEIQHFFTVYKDLEPGKSVEGATWTGRVEAEQEVRNSILRHQRALELGEGH, from the coding sequence ATGGATTTCGACGTTACGGTTGAGATCCCCAAGGGTCACCGCAACAAGTACGAGGTGGACCACAAGACCGGGCGCATCCGGTTGGACCGCACGCTCTTCACGGCGACCCAGTACCCGGCCGACTACGGCTTCATCGAGGGCACCCTGGGCGAGGACGGCGACCCGCTGGACGCGCTCGTGCTGGTGCAGGAGCCGACGTTCCCGGGTTGTCTCATCCGGTGCCGCGCGATCGGCATGTACCGGATGAAGGACGAGATGGGCGGCGACGACAAGGTCCTCTGCGTGCCGTTCGAGGACCCGCGTCAGGAGCACCTCCGGGACATCCACCACCTCGGTGAGTTCGACCGGATGGAGATCCAGCACTTCTTCACGGTCTACAAGGACCTGGAGCCGGGCAAGTCCGTCGAGGGCGCCACCTGGACCGGCCGTGTCGAGGCCGAGCAGGAGGTCCGCAACTCGATCCTGCGGCACCAGCGTGCGCTGGAACTGGGCGAAGGACACTGA
- the dacB gene encoding D-alanyl-D-alanine carboxypeptidase/D-alanyl-D-alanine endopeptidase, with translation MPAPWRSRKVLAGAGAAALALVLVLVVVLVVRPGAVDEPVAAPTTAGPSAEPPPQPVLAANTDAAPMPSAAAVKAAIEPLVTSGELGPGLHVSVLDVATGTELYGYQQAEPATPASTTKLVTAAASLAARGTGHRIPTRVVAGSAPGEVVLIGGGDPTLAIGESAAYEDAARLDTLAEQVKKALGNAEVSRVLVDSSLFTGALTGPGWDPDAVSAGYGAPITALMTDGARVNPKATGGAQRHTAPDLAAGRAFAALLGKNVTVARGTVQAAGTPAATPSGAAVTGPAPGTELGRVESPTMLRLVEVMLTESDNVVAEALARQVAIAGGQPASFQGAAAATRDLIAGLGLPVDGFGLTDGSGLSRDNEISPALLTSLVRLAADGSRPELGAMFAGLPVGGWSGTLDTRFRDPAPPESRGGAGSVRAKTGSLDGVNALAGVLTTADGRLLAFALLADEVPYKTVSKWQAEWKLDRIASVLAACGC, from the coding sequence GTGCCGGCGCCGTGGCGGTCGCGGAAGGTGCTGGCCGGCGCCGGTGCGGCGGCGCTGGCGCTGGTGTTGGTGCTCGTGGTGGTGCTGGTCGTGCGGCCGGGTGCGGTGGACGAGCCGGTGGCGGCCCCGACCACGGCGGGACCGTCCGCGGAGCCGCCGCCGCAACCGGTGCTGGCGGCGAACACGGACGCGGCGCCGATGCCGTCGGCGGCGGCGGTGAAGGCCGCGATCGAGCCGCTGGTGACCAGCGGTGAGCTGGGCCCGGGCCTGCACGTGTCGGTGCTGGACGTGGCGACCGGTACCGAGCTGTACGGCTACCAGCAGGCCGAGCCGGCCACCCCGGCGTCGACGACGAAGCTGGTCACGGCCGCGGCGTCGCTGGCGGCGCGGGGCACCGGCCACCGGATCCCGACGCGCGTGGTGGCCGGGTCCGCGCCCGGCGAGGTGGTGCTGATCGGCGGCGGTGATCCGACGCTGGCGATCGGCGAGTCCGCGGCGTACGAGGACGCGGCGCGGCTGGACACGCTGGCCGAGCAGGTCAAGAAGGCGCTCGGCAACGCCGAGGTGTCCCGCGTGCTGGTGGACTCGTCGCTGTTCACCGGCGCGCTGACCGGGCCGGGCTGGGACCCCGACGCGGTGTCCGCAGGCTACGGCGCGCCGATCACCGCGCTGATGACGGACGGCGCCCGGGTCAACCCGAAGGCGACCGGCGGCGCGCAGCGTCACACGGCACCGGACCTGGCCGCGGGGCGTGCGTTCGCGGCGCTGCTGGGCAAGAACGTGACGGTGGCGCGGGGCACGGTCCAGGCCGCGGGGACGCCGGCCGCGACGCCCTCGGGCGCGGCGGTGACCGGGCCGGCGCCCGGCACCGAGCTGGGCCGGGTGGAGTCGCCGACCATGCTGCGGCTGGTCGAGGTGATGCTGACCGAGAGCGACAACGTGGTGGCGGAGGCGCTGGCCCGGCAGGTGGCGATCGCCGGTGGCCAGCCGGCCTCGTTCCAGGGCGCGGCGGCGGCGACCCGGGACCTGATCGCCGGCCTCGGGCTGCCGGTCGACGGGTTCGGGCTGACCGACGGCAGCGGGCTGTCCCGGGACAACGAGATCAGTCCGGCTCTGCTGACCTCGCTGGTCCGGCTGGCCGCGGACGGATCGCGTCCGGAGCTGGGCGCGATGTTCGCCGGGCTGCCGGTGGGCGGCTGGTCGGGCACGCTGGACACCCGGTTCCGGGACCCGGCGCCGCCGGAGTCGCGTGGCGGGGCCGGGTCGGTGCGGGCCAAGACCGGGTCGCTGGACGGCGTCAACGCGCTGGCCGGCGTGCTCACCACGGCGGACGGGCGGTTGCTCGCGTTCGCGCTGCTGGCCGACGAGGTGCCGTACAAGACGGTGAGCAAGTGGCAGGCGGAGTGGAAGCTCGACCGGATCGCGTCCGTGCTCGCCGCCTGCGGGTGCTGA
- the tilS gene encoding tRNA lysidine(34) synthetase TilS: MARIAPPVAELRVAVRRALTGFPPDGPVLVACSGGADSLALAAAVAFVAPRLGLRAGLVTVDHRLQDGSADRAAAVARWAREAGLDPVEVAAVTVAGRPGGPEAAAREARYAALAEAARRHGAAAVLVGHTRDDQAETVLLALARGAGIKGLAGMRERRPLPGADDVLLVRPLLEITREQTHKACVALGLHPWTDPHNADPAYARSRVRADALPALVAALGPRVVGNLARTAGLLAADAAALDGLARTALAEARGSGGGGLRVRSLSGLDPAIRSRVLHLWARELGAPGTALSQRHVSALDALVVDWHGQGSAYLPGGIAVRRSGDALAVVTTDTEVDQIG, encoded by the coding sequence ATGGCTCGGATAGCACCGCCGGTCGCGGAGTTGCGGGTGGCGGTGCGTCGCGCCCTGACCGGCTTTCCCCCTGACGGTCCGGTGCTCGTCGCCTGCTCCGGCGGCGCCGACTCGCTCGCGCTGGCCGCGGCCGTCGCGTTCGTCGCACCGCGGCTCGGTCTGCGGGCCGGCCTGGTCACGGTTGACCACCGGCTGCAGGACGGCTCCGCGGACCGGGCGGCCGCGGTGGCCCGCTGGGCGCGCGAGGCAGGACTGGACCCGGTCGAGGTCGCGGCCGTGACGGTCGCCGGCCGGCCGGGTGGCCCGGAGGCGGCCGCGCGCGAGGCCCGGTACGCCGCGCTGGCCGAGGCCGCGCGCCGGCACGGAGCCGCCGCGGTGCTGGTCGGGCACACCCGGGACGACCAGGCCGAGACCGTGCTGCTGGCGCTCGCGCGTGGCGCGGGGATAAAGGGCCTGGCCGGCATGCGGGAGCGCCGGCCACTGCCCGGCGCGGACGACGTGCTGCTGGTGCGGCCGTTGCTGGAGATCACCCGGGAGCAGACGCACAAGGCCTGCGTGGCGCTCGGCCTGCACCCGTGGACCGACCCGCACAACGCGGATCCGGCGTACGCGCGCAGCCGGGTCCGGGCCGACGCGCTGCCCGCACTGGTCGCGGCGCTCGGCCCGCGCGTGGTCGGCAACCTGGCGCGCACGGCCGGGCTGCTGGCGGCGGACGCGGCCGCGCTGGACGGGCTGGCGCGGACCGCGCTGGCCGAGGCGCGCGGCTCCGGCGGTGGCGGGCTGCGGGTGCGGAGCCTGTCCGGGCTGGACCCCGCGATACGCAGCCGGGTGCTGCACCTGTGGGCCCGTGAGCTGGGCGCGCCGGGCACCGCGCTGTCCCAGCGGCACGTGTCCGCGTTGGACGCGCTGGTGGTGGACTGGCACGGGCAGGGTTCGGCCTACCTCCCCGGTGGGATCGCGGTACGCCGTTCCGGTGACGCGCTGGCGGTCGTGACCACCGACACAGAAGTCGATCAAATCGGGTGA
- the hpt gene encoding hypoxanthine phosphoribosyltransferase, giving the protein MADGSWYDADIERVIISEQQIRDKIAELAKQVSADHADAADGVLLVCVLKGAVMFMADFARELGRLGPASEMEFMAVSSYGQGTTSSGVVRILKDLDRDIAGRRVIVVEDIVDSGLTLSWLLKYLESRGAASIEVVALFRKPDAIKVPVEVRYVGFDIPSEFVVGYGLDFAERYREMPYVGVLKPEVYARS; this is encoded by the coding sequence ATGGCTGACGGGTCCTGGTACGACGCGGACATCGAACGCGTGATCATCTCTGAGCAGCAGATCCGTGACAAGATCGCGGAGCTGGCCAAGCAGGTTTCCGCCGACCACGCCGACGCGGCGGACGGCGTGTTGCTGGTGTGCGTGCTGAAGGGCGCCGTGATGTTCATGGCCGACTTCGCGCGCGAGCTGGGCCGCCTCGGCCCGGCCAGCGAGATGGAGTTCATGGCGGTCTCCTCCTACGGGCAGGGCACCACCTCCTCCGGCGTGGTCCGCATCCTCAAGGACCTGGACCGGGACATCGCCGGCCGGCGCGTGATCGTGGTCGAGGACATCGTCGACTCCGGCCTCACGCTCTCCTGGCTGCTGAAGTACCTGGAGTCGCGCGGTGCCGCCTCCATCGAGGTGGTCGCGCTGTTCCGCAAGCCGGACGCGATCAAGGTCCCGGTCGAGGTGCGCTACGTCGGCTTCGACATCCCCAGCGAGTTCGTGGTCGGCTACGGGCTGGACTTCGCGGAGCGCTACCGCGAGATGCCGTACGTCGGCGTGCTCAAGCCCGAGGTCTACGCGCGCAGCTGA